TTGGCGGGCGTCTCGTGCTTGGTCATGACCAGTCTATTCCTTTCGACAGGGTCCGGGCGATGGCGCGGGTTTCCTCGATCAGCGGTTTGGGCGCAGCAACGAGCATGCCGCGCTTGGATGAACGGCGGTTGTAGGTGAGCGGGCCGCCCTCGACTTCCGCCAGCCCGCGCCCCGCCTCCTCGAGAATGAGGTCGGCGGCGGCGATGTCCCAGTCGCGGGCGTTCGGCGAGGAGATCACGAGATCATGCCGGCCGGCGGCGATATCCACGAGCCGCAGGGCGAGCGACGGCATACGGGGCGCGATGCTGATATTCTGCGGCAGTTGCGTGATCCGCTCATGCAGCGGGCGCGGCGCGATGACGACCGCCCCGGTCAGCGAGGCGCGGTCCGGCGGCGCGAGCCGCTCGCCGTTCAGAAAGGCGCCCAGTCCGCGCGCGGCGGTGAAGGTCTCGCCCCGGGCGGGGGCGTGGACCACCGCCGCCGCGGGGCGTCCGCCCTCGACCAGCGCGATGGACACCGCCCAGCGCTCGTCGCCGCGGGTGAAGGCATGGGTGCCGTCGATCGGGTCGACGATGATGATGTCCTCGCGCGACAGACGGTCGTCGCTGTCGGCGGTTTCCTCCGAAAGCCAGCCAGCCTGCGGCGCGAGGCGACGCATTTCCTCGAAGAGGAAGCGATCCACCGCGAAATCCGCCTCCGTCACCGGCGAGCCGCCGCCCTTGTAGGAGATCGCCGCCGCC
The DNA window shown above is from Methylocystis echinoides and carries:
- a CDS encoding inositol monophosphatase family protein; the encoded protein is MPLAESNLSEFLSRLAEVAREAGDIAMAWFRPGARTAAAISYKGGGSPVTEADFAVDRFLFEEMRRLAPQAGWLSEETADSDDRLSREDIIIVDPIDGTHAFTRGDERWAVSIALVEGGRPAAAVVHAPARGETFTAARGLGAFLNGERLAPPDRASLTGAVVIAPRPLHERITQLPQNISIAPRMPSLALRLVDIAAGRHDLVISSPNARDWDIAAADLILEEAGRGLAEVEGGPLTYNRRSSKRGMLVAAPKPLIEETRAIARTLSKGIDWS